In the Salvelinus fontinalis isolate EN_2023a chromosome 34, ASM2944872v1, whole genome shotgun sequence genome, one interval contains:
- the LOC129833807 gene encoding septin-9-like isoform X6, translated as MSEVAVPEMMMPPPAVPAACQVEKPVPGPGMGDFSYVGIDAILEQMRRKAMKQGFELNIMVVGQSGLGKSTLMNTLFKSKVSRKSVQATSQEKIPKTIHIKSVSHDIEEKGVRMKLTVIDTPGFGDQINNENCWQPIMKFINAQYEQYLQEEININRKKRIPDSRVHCCIYFIPPTGHCLRPLDVEFMRRLSKVVNIVPVIAKADTLTLEERDFFKQKIREELRANGIDVYPQKEFDEDAEDRMINDKIREMIPFAVVGSDQEYQVNGRRLLGRKTKWGTIEVENIAHCEFAYLRDLLIRTHMENIKDITSSIHYEVYRVRRLNENNTAVAHANGLPQHHMTSHEM; from the exons ATGTCTGAGGTGGCCGTGCCCGAGATGATGATGCCACCCCCGGCGGTGCCCGCAGCATGCCAGGTGGAGAAGCCTGTGCCAGGTCCTGGCATGGGGGACTTCAGCTATGTGGGCATCGATGCCATCCTAGAACAGATGCGGAGGAAGGCCATGAAACAGGGCTTCGAGCTCAACATCATGGTAGTGG ggcagaGCGGCCTAGGGAAGTCCACTCTGATGAACACACTGTTCAAGTCCAAGGTGAGCCGTAAGTCGGTGCAGGCCACGTCCCAGGAGAAGATCCCCAAGACCATCCATATCAAGTCTGTCAGCCACg ACATTGAGGAGAAGGGGGTGAGGATGAAACTAACTGTTATCGACACGCCCGGCTTCGGGGATCAGATCAACAATGAGAACTG TTGGCAGCCCATCATGAAGTTCATTAATGCCCAGTATGAGCAGTACCTTCAGGAGGAGATCAACATCAACAGGAAGAAGAGGATTCCAGACTCACGGGTTCACTGCTGTATTTACTTCATACCCCCTACTGGACACTG TCTGCGACCTCTGGATGTGGAGTTTATGAGGCGTCTCAGTAAGGTGGTCAATATTGTTCCTGTCATCGCCAAGGCAGACACACTCACCCTGGAGGAGAGGGACTTCTTTAAACAGAAG ATCAGGGAAGAGCTACGGGCCAATGGGATCGACGTGTACCCCCAGAAGGAGTTTGACGAGGACGCGGAGGACCGGATGATTAATGACAAGATCAGG GAGATGATCCCGTTTGCTGTGGTGGGCAGCGACCAGGAGTACCAGGTCAACGGCAGGAGGCTTCTGGGAAGAAAGACAAAGTGGGGAACCATAGAAG ttGAGAACATTGCTCATTGTGAGTTTGCCTATTTGCGGGATCTACTGATTAG GACCCACATGGAGAACATCAAGGACATCACCAGCAGCATCCACTATGAGGTGTACCGCGTCCGCCGCCTCAACGAAAACAACACTGCCGTCGCCCATGCCAACGGCCTCCCCCAACACCACATGACCTCCCATGAGATGTAG
- the LOC129833807 gene encoding septin-9-like isoform X7: MVVGQSGLGKSTLMNTLFKSKVSRKSVQATSQEKIPKTIHIKSVSHDIEEKGVRMKLTVIDTPGFGDQINNENCWQPIMKFINAQYEQYLQEEININRKKRIPDSRVHCCIYFIPPTGHCLRPLDVEFMRRLSKVVNIVPVIAKADTLTLEERDFFKQKIREELRANGIDVYPQKEFDEDAEDRMINDKIREMIPFAVVGSDQEYQVNGRRLLGRKTKWGTIEVENIAHCEFAYLRDLLIRTHMENIKDITSSIHYEVYRVRRLNENNTAVAHANGLPQHHMTSHEM; the protein is encoded by the exons ATGGTAGTGG ggcagaGCGGCCTAGGGAAGTCCACTCTGATGAACACACTGTTCAAGTCCAAGGTGAGCCGTAAGTCGGTGCAGGCCACGTCCCAGGAGAAGATCCCCAAGACCATCCATATCAAGTCTGTCAGCCACg ACATTGAGGAGAAGGGGGTGAGGATGAAACTAACTGTTATCGACACGCCCGGCTTCGGGGATCAGATCAACAATGAGAACTG TTGGCAGCCCATCATGAAGTTCATTAATGCCCAGTATGAGCAGTACCTTCAGGAGGAGATCAACATCAACAGGAAGAAGAGGATTCCAGACTCACGGGTTCACTGCTGTATTTACTTCATACCCCCTACTGGACACTG TCTGCGACCTCTGGATGTGGAGTTTATGAGGCGTCTCAGTAAGGTGGTCAATATTGTTCCTGTCATCGCCAAGGCAGACACACTCACCCTGGAGGAGAGGGACTTCTTTAAACAGAAG ATCAGGGAAGAGCTACGGGCCAATGGGATCGACGTGTACCCCCAGAAGGAGTTTGACGAGGACGCGGAGGACCGGATGATTAATGACAAGATCAGG GAGATGATCCCGTTTGCTGTGGTGGGCAGCGACCAGGAGTACCAGGTCAACGGCAGGAGGCTTCTGGGAAGAAAGACAAAGTGGGGAACCATAGAAG ttGAGAACATTGCTCATTGTGAGTTTGCCTATTTGCGGGATCTACTGATTAG GACCCACATGGAGAACATCAAGGACATCACCAGCAGCATCCACTATGAGGTGTACCGCGTCCGCCGCCTCAACGAAAACAACACTGCCGTCGCCCATGCCAACGGCCTCCCCCAACACCACATGACCTCCCATGAGATGTAG